A genomic segment from uncultured Marinifilum sp. encodes:
- a CDS encoding LptF/LptG family permease, which yields MKKLDLYIIRKFLGTFFFAIVLIISISVIFDFSEHIDEFIDKEAPLKAVLFDYYLNFIPYFANLFSALFTFIAVIFFTSKMAYNTEIIAILSSGISFRRMMYPYFLSALIIGIFSFLLSNYIIPPANQKRLDFTATYIKKQFRNKERNIHRQIEPGVFIYMQNWETTSNTGYKFAMEKFEGKNLVSKLTSKYIRWNKKEGKWTINGYFIRNIDGEKESFESGKKIDTTLNFGPKEFGRKKNIVEAMNYNELNDYIDQQTMRGDSNINAYKIEKYKRMANPFSTFILTLIGVSLASRKIRGGMGLHLGIGLLLSFSFILFMQISVVFATNGSMNPMLAVWLPNIVFTMVALYLYRIAPK from the coding sequence TTGAAAAAATTAGATTTATATATTATCCGAAAGTTTTTAGGAACTTTCTTTTTTGCAATCGTACTGATTATTAGTATTTCGGTGATTTTCGACTTCTCCGAACATATTGATGAATTTATAGACAAGGAAGCTCCTTTAAAAGCTGTTTTGTTCGATTATTATCTGAATTTTATTCCCTATTTTGCCAATTTGTTTAGTGCATTGTTCACCTTTATTGCCGTTATCTTTTTTACTTCAAAAATGGCATATAATACCGAAATTATTGCCATTTTAAGTAGTGGAATTAGTTTTAGGAGAATGATGTATCCTTATTTCCTCTCCGCATTAATTATTGGTATTTTTTCATTTTTGCTAAGTAATTATATAATTCCTCCGGCAAATCAGAAACGACTGGATTTTACAGCTACTTATATCAAAAAACAATTTAGAAATAAAGAGAGAAATATACATCGCCAAATTGAACCTGGCGTGTTTATTTATATGCAAAACTGGGAAACAACAAGTAATACTGGTTATAAGTTTGCAATGGAAAAATTCGAAGGCAAAAATTTAGTATCTAAATTAACATCGAAATATATTCGCTGGAATAAGAAGGAAGGAAAATGGACCATTAATGGTTATTTTATCAGAAATATTGATGGTGAAAAAGAGAGTTTTGAGAGTGGAAAAAAAATTGACACAACATTAAATTTTGGTCCTAAGGAGTTTGGACGGAAAAAGAATATTGTTGAGGCAATGAATTATAATGAGCTGAATGATTATATCGATCAGCAAACCATGCGTGGAGACAGTAATATTAATGCATATAAAATTGAGAAGTACAAGCGAATGGCAAATCCATTCTCGACCTTCATACTAACGCTTATTGGTGTTTCTTTGGCATCCAGAAAAATACGCGGAGGAATGGGATTACATTTGGGAATAGGACTATTATTAAGTTTCTCATTTATCCTTTTTATGCAGATTTCTGTTGTTTTTGCTACGAATGGAAGTATGAACCCAATGTTGGCTGTTTGGTTACCTAATATTGTGTTTACAATGGTAGCATTATATTTGTATCGAATTGCACCTAAGTAG
- a CDS encoding acyl-CoA carboxylase subunit beta: MSLKRNILDLRKRKEKVLQGGGEKAIQKQVAMGKLTARERVTSILDEDSFHEYDMFVEHEARDFGMEKKQLHGDGVIIGTGTIYGEPVCIFAQDFTVAGGSLGLMHARKITKIMDHALKMRVPLIGINDSGGARIQEGVNSLAGYGEIFFRNTLASGVIPQLSVILGPCAGGAVYSPALTDFVFVVENISKMFITGPEVIKTVLGEEISMEELGGAKVHSEITGNAHFYALSEYECFEQIKKLLTFIPWHNAKKAKAFPPKPPKPEYKIEEIVPSDPTQPYDIRNVIKAIADDSDFFEIMENFAKNIVIGFGRMNGETVGFVANQPMVLAGVLDCDSSDKAARFIRYCDSFNIPIVTLEDMPGYLPGVDQEHMGVIRHGAKILYAYSEATVPKITVIIRKAYGGGYIAMNSRHMKADFMFAWPNAEIAVMGPDGAANIIFRKEIMAAEDPEAMRKEKVAEYREKFANPYVAAAKGYIDTVIEPEETRNMLLHSIEVSNHKVDRRPAKKHGIPPF; encoded by the coding sequence ATGTCATTGAAACGAAACATTCTTGATCTTAGAAAGAGAAAAGAAAAAGTGCTTCAGGGTGGCGGAGAAAAAGCTATCCAGAAGCAAGTTGCGATGGGAAAGTTGACTGCTAGAGAAAGGGTAACATCTATTTTAGATGAAGATTCTTTTCATGAGTACGATATGTTCGTAGAGCATGAAGCTCGCGACTTTGGTATGGAAAAGAAACAACTTCATGGTGATGGTGTTATCATTGGAACCGGAACAATTTACGGTGAGCCTGTGTGTATTTTTGCGCAGGATTTTACGGTAGCTGGAGGTTCTCTTGGTCTTATGCATGCACGAAAAATTACAAAAATCATGGATCATGCATTAAAAATGCGTGTACCTTTGATTGGTATTAATGATTCGGGTGGAGCTCGTATTCAGGAAGGTGTTAATTCACTTGCAGGATACGGTGAAATCTTTTTCCGAAACACTCTGGCATCAGGTGTAATTCCTCAATTGTCAGTTATTCTTGGTCCTTGTGCTGGTGGAGCTGTTTATTCTCCCGCGCTTACCGACTTTGTGTTTGTGGTAGAGAACATTTCTAAAATGTTCATTACCGGTCCTGAGGTAATAAAAACCGTTTTAGGTGAAGAAATTAGTATGGAAGAACTGGGTGGAGCTAAAGTTCATAGCGAAATTACAGGTAATGCTCATTTCTACGCTTTAAGCGAGTACGAATGCTTCGAACAAATTAAGAAGCTACTAACCTTCATACCATGGCACAACGCGAAAAAAGCTAAAGCATTCCCGCCTAAGCCTCCAAAGCCAGAATACAAAATTGAAGAAATTGTACCTTCAGATCCAACGCAACCTTACGATATCCGTAATGTGATTAAAGCAATTGCCGATGATTCCGATTTCTTTGAAATCATGGAAAACTTTGCGAAAAACATTGTTATTGGATTTGGTAGAATGAATGGTGAGACTGTTGGATTTGTTGCAAATCAGCCAATGGTGTTAGCAGGTGTATTAGATTGTGATTCATCTGATAAGGCTGCTCGTTTTATTCGTTATTGTGATTCGTTTAATATTCCAATTGTTACCCTTGAGGATATGCCAGGTTATTTACCAGGTGTGGATCAGGAGCACATGGGTGTTATTCGTCACGGAGCTAAAATTCTTTATGCTTACAGTGAGGCAACAGTGCCAAAAATTACGGTTATTATCCGTAAAGCATATGGTGGAGGTTATATTGCTATGAACTCTCGTCACATGAAGGCAGATTTCATGTTTGCATGGCCAAATGCCGAGATTGCTGTAATGGGACCTGATGGTGCTGCTAACATTATCTTTAGAAAAGAGATTATGGCGGCAGAAGATCCTGAAGCAATGCGTAAAGAAAAAGTTGCAGAATATAGAGAGAAGTTCGCTAATCCTTATGTCGCTGCAGCCAAAGGTTATATCGACACTGTTATTGAGCCTGAGGAAACACGTAATATGTTGTTACACTCTATTGAGGTTTCAAATCATAAAGTTGATAGAAGACCTGCTAAAAAACACGGAATTCCTCCATTCTAA
- the ispE gene encoding 4-(cytidine 5'-diphospho)-2-C-methyl-D-erythritol kinase: protein MLNFPNAKINLGLNVIEKRSDGFHNIETIFYPITLCDALEIEKSEKAEPFEFNSSGIAINIADKDNIVVKAFELLRKEYELPSTSIHLHKNIPFGAGLGGGSADAAFMIKMLNYFYNIGLNTGRMEDLACKLGSDCPFFISNKPVFAQGKGEIFSPTKVNLSGYFIAMIKPEIHISTPEAYAGIKPKPSTNLQSLIELPPDEWKENITNDFEDSIFPNHPLLSQLKKELYDQGAIYAAMSGSGSTIFGLFTDKPVMRQNWKEHFNWVGQL from the coding sequence GTGCTAAATTTTCCGAATGCCAAAATAAACCTAGGATTGAACGTTATAGAAAAACGTTCGGATGGATTTCATAATATTGAGACAATTTTTTATCCAATTACTTTATGCGATGCCTTAGAAATTGAAAAATCAGAGAAAGCAGAGCCTTTTGAATTCAACTCATCGGGTATTGCCATAAATATTGCCGATAAAGACAATATTGTAGTGAAGGCTTTTGAACTACTACGTAAGGAATACGAATTACCTTCAACGAGTATTCATCTGCATAAAAATATTCCTTTTGGAGCCGGATTAGGAGGTGGGTCGGCCGATGCGGCATTCATGATAAAAATGCTAAATTATTTTTACAATATTGGCCTAAACACTGGCAGAATGGAAGACTTGGCCTGTAAGTTAGGTAGCGATTGCCCCTTTTTCATCTCTAACAAACCCGTTTTTGCTCAGGGAAAAGGTGAAATATTCTCTCCCACCAAAGTAAACCTATCGGGATATTTTATTGCAATGATAAAACCCGAAATCCACATTAGCACTCCCGAGGCTTATGCCGGAATAAAACCTAAGCCAAGTACTAATTTACAAAGCTTAATAGAACTTCCACCTGATGAGTGGAAAGAGAATATCACTAATGATTTTGAAGATAGTATATTTCCAAACCATCCTCTTCTGTCGCAATTAAAAAAAGAACTGTACGATCAGGGAGCAATCTATGCGGCCATGTCGGGAAGTGGATCTACAATATTCGGTCTGTTTACAGACAAGCCTGTTATGAGACAAAACTGGAAAGAGCATTTTAATTGGGTAGGCCAATTGTAA
- a CDS encoding biotin/lipoyl-containing protein has translation MSNLKEFNVDGTIYKTEVTKKFEQRKPWAKPNPKHINSFIPGTIVEIFVKEGQKVKAGESLMILEAMKMKNLIEMPFDGVIKKIHVKEGEKVPNRLLMLEIE, from the coding sequence ATGAGCAATTTAAAAGAATTCAACGTTGATGGGACTATTTATAAAACAGAAGTAACCAAGAAGTTTGAACAGAGAAAGCCATGGGCTAAGCCTAACCCTAAGCATATAAATTCATTTATTCCTGGTACTATTGTTGAAATATTCGTTAAGGAAGGACAAAAAGTAAAAGCAGGAGAGAGTTTAATGATTCTTGAAGCTATGAAGATGAAGAACCTTATCGAAATGCCTTTCGACGGTGTAATTAAAAAGATTCATGTTAAAGAAGGAGAAAAAGTTCCTAACAGATTATTGATGTTAGAAATTGAGTAA